In Mangrovivirga cuniculi, the following proteins share a genomic window:
- a CDS encoding alkaline phosphatase D family protein, whose product MKKRNSAYCFLILLFSCLNINAQKVQSGPMVGYSTMKEVLLWIQTEEQAEVYFKYSEKGSSKNFQTATVETSEENAFVAKIIVKNLEEGKEYEYTPYINGKAFKPGYEMSFQTQTLWQWRKDPPELSFAAGSCFYVNEKEVDRPGKPYGSDFEILTSIHKDDPDFMVWMGDNTYLREVDWNSRSGIYHRYTHTRSLPELQPLLANTHHYAIWDDHDYGPNDADRSYWGKHMTEEAFNLFWGNLNTGLIEGEGVTNVFPWQDVEFFMLDNRWFRSANDDWDYEDRQIFGEKQLLWLREALVGSHASFKFIVMGGQALPENPRFERFSTFEEERQKFLKMLREINVPGIVILSGDIHHTEMNKMERDGYYPLYEITVSSLTAGTYALKPPYNNKYLLEETIVNEHNYGIFTVSGPRTERVLNIKVKGVNGELKWEKEITAEELSTKR is encoded by the coding sequence ATGAAAAAAAGAAACAGCGCTTATTGTTTTCTGATATTACTATTTTCTTGTTTAAACATCAATGCACAAAAGGTCCAGTCCGGTCCAATGGTCGGATATTCTACAATGAAGGAGGTCCTTCTCTGGATTCAGACTGAAGAACAAGCAGAGGTGTATTTTAAATATAGTGAAAAAGGAAGTTCTAAAAACTTTCAGACTGCAACTGTAGAAACAAGTGAGGAAAACGCTTTTGTTGCTAAAATCATAGTCAAAAACCTGGAAGAGGGCAAAGAATACGAATACACTCCATATATAAATGGTAAAGCGTTCAAGCCGGGTTATGAAATGTCTTTTCAGACACAGACTCTCTGGCAATGGAGAAAAGATCCTCCTGAATTATCATTTGCTGCAGGTAGTTGCTTTTATGTAAATGAAAAGGAAGTTGACAGGCCGGGTAAACCCTATGGAAGTGATTTCGAAATTCTGACTTCAATTCATAAAGATGATCCGGATTTCATGGTCTGGATGGGAGACAATACTTATTTAAGGGAGGTAGACTGGAATAGCCGATCGGGAATTTACCACAGATATACTCATACAAGGTCTCTGCCTGAGTTACAGCCATTATTAGCTAACACCCATCATTATGCTATTTGGGATGACCACGATTATGGCCCTAATGATGCTGACAGAAGCTATTGGGGTAAACATATGACAGAAGAAGCTTTCAATCTTTTCTGGGGTAATTTGAATACCGGACTAATCGAGGGAGAGGGTGTTACTAATGTTTTTCCATGGCAGGATGTCGAATTTTTTATGCTTGACAACAGGTGGTTCAGGTCAGCAAATGATGACTGGGATTATGAAGACAGACAAATATTTGGAGAAAAACAACTACTATGGCTAAGGGAAGCCCTGGTAGGAAGCCATGCATCTTTCAAGTTCATCGTTATGGGTGGACAGGCCCTCCCTGAGAATCCAAGATTTGAAAGGTTTTCTACTTTTGAGGAAGAAAGACAGAAGTTCCTTAAGATGTTAAGAGAAATAAACGTCCCGGGCATCGTCATATTAAGCGGTGATATCCATCACACAGAAATGAATAAAATGGAAAGAGATGGGTATTATCCTCTATACGAAATAACGGTTAGCAGCCTTACTGCGGGAACTTATGCTTTAAAACCTCCATATAACAATAAATATCTACTCGAAGAAACGATAGTTAATGAACATAACTACGGAATTTTTACAGTTTCAGGACCTCGAACAGAAAGAGTTTTGAACATTAAGGTCAAAGGAGTTAATGGGGAATTGAAATGGGAAAAAGAAATTACTGCAGAAGAACTTTCCACTAAAAGATAA
- a CDS encoding M14 family metallopeptidase, translating to MNRISILVLFFLCCQNVFSQVELSYYLPEGQSYDESVVKPSEVLGFEVGEWHASHDKIVSYAYELSESSPRVKLFKTGETYEKRPTLLMVISHPDNIARLDEIKQKRALITDGDPSNDPNLSDIPLVVWMGYSVHGNEASGANAGLLSAYHFAAGQGEVLEDLKDVVILIDPAINPDGIQRFSTWVNSNRNLTETADPNHREFDESYPRGRTNHYWFDLNRDWLPVQLPSSKARIAYFQQWMPNVLTDHHEMGSNSTFFFQPGIPQRTHPLTPGMNQDLTERIGEFHAEALDKIGSLYYTKESFDDFYYGKGSTYPDIQGSIGILFEQASARGHAQKTVNGILRFPFGIRNQFTTSLSTFRAAKELKEELLRYQSEFYDNSLEDASDDSKTGLIFGAEHDPVRARNLAEIFKRHNVKIYETAKDYSANGKKYKKGEAYVVPFDQPKYRLIKAMTETRTEFTDSLFYDISAWSYLLSFNLDHNYFERNIDSNLIGNEFTLEEESRPDISPSDYAYIIDWRDYYSPAMAYQLLNKGVRIKYSAKKFTLPDGSVMPEGTLIVPVENQQLSSDQIFTLVNEYQKNYQIKVHGVNTGYTQGINLGSPNMDNLSKPNVLLVAGDGVNSYDAGEIWHLFDVRMEMPVTIVAPDRLDNINLSKYSVIVMPDGSYRTVDGGGKSLKQWVQSGGMIVAMRDAGGYLKKLGLNNAEYTKEEDDTTQVQIPYALRHRYRGAQYIGGNIFKANLDLTHPLAYGYSDSELPMFRRNTTVMEVSKKNPYVNPVTYTSDPLMSGYISTENLERLSETAAVHVSRYGGGKVIVFSDNLNFRAFWYGTNKMFLNAVFFGKNIGR from the coding sequence ATGAATCGTATTTCAATATTAGTCTTATTTTTTCTCTGTTGCCAAAATGTGTTTAGCCAGGTTGAGCTTTCATATTATCTTCCTGAAGGGCAATCTTACGATGAGTCCGTTGTTAAGCCTTCAGAAGTTCTTGGTTTTGAGGTGGGAGAATGGCATGCATCACATGACAAAATAGTGAGTTATGCTTATGAATTATCAGAATCCAGCCCACGTGTTAAGTTATTCAAAACCGGGGAGACATACGAAAAAAGGCCAACCTTATTGATGGTTATTTCTCACCCTGATAATATAGCTCGGCTTGATGAAATTAAACAGAAGCGAGCTCTGATTACAGATGGAGACCCTTCTAATGATCCCAACTTGTCTGATATTCCTTTAGTAGTATGGATGGGATATTCTGTTCATGGTAATGAGGCTAGTGGGGCAAATGCGGGCTTATTATCTGCTTATCACTTTGCCGCAGGTCAGGGAGAAGTTCTGGAAGACCTAAAAGATGTCGTAATATTGATTGATCCCGCCATAAACCCTGATGGAATACAGCGATTTTCCACCTGGGTGAATTCAAATAGAAATCTAACAGAAACTGCAGACCCTAATCACAGGGAGTTTGACGAAAGTTATCCACGAGGAAGAACCAACCACTACTGGTTTGACTTAAACAGAGACTGGTTGCCAGTTCAATTACCTTCTTCAAAAGCCCGAATTGCATATTTCCAACAATGGATGCCTAATGTTTTAACCGATCACCACGAGATGGGATCTAATAGTACCTTTTTCTTCCAGCCGGGTATCCCGCAAAGAACACACCCTCTAACTCCGGGAATGAATCAGGATCTTACTGAACGCATTGGTGAATTTCATGCGGAAGCACTCGATAAAATCGGAAGCTTATATTATACAAAGGAAAGCTTTGATGATTTTTATTATGGAAAAGGAAGTACCTATCCTGATATCCAGGGAAGTATTGGTATATTATTCGAACAAGCTTCAGCAAGAGGGCATGCACAAAAGACTGTTAATGGGATATTGAGATTTCCTTTCGGTATAAGAAATCAATTTACTACCTCTTTGAGCACTTTTCGTGCAGCAAAAGAATTAAAAGAAGAGCTTTTAAGATATCAATCTGAATTTTATGATAATAGTCTGGAAGATGCTTCTGATGATTCCAAAACAGGATTGATATTTGGTGCTGAACACGATCCGGTCAGAGCAAGGAATCTGGCTGAGATTTTTAAAAGACATAATGTTAAAATCTACGAAACAGCTAAGGATTATTCTGCTAATGGTAAAAAATATAAAAAAGGAGAGGCTTATGTGGTTCCCTTCGACCAGCCTAAATACAGGTTGATCAAAGCAATGACTGAAACCCGGACAGAATTTACTGACAGCTTATTTTATGATATTTCGGCATGGAGTTATTTATTATCCTTTAATCTCGATCATAATTATTTTGAACGAAATATCGATAGCAACCTGATTGGAAATGAATTTACATTAGAAGAGGAATCAAGACCTGATATTTCACCCTCAGATTATGCTTATATAATAGATTGGAGAGATTATTACTCTCCAGCGATGGCATATCAGTTGCTAAATAAGGGTGTCAGGATAAAATATAGTGCCAAGAAGTTTACCTTACCTGATGGGTCAGTTATGCCTGAAGGAACATTAATAGTACCGGTGGAAAACCAGCAGTTAAGTTCTGATCAGATTTTTACCCTGGTAAATGAGTATCAAAAGAATTATCAGATAAAGGTTCATGGGGTGAATACAGGGTATACTCAAGGAATAAACCTGGGAAGTCCAAACATGGACAATTTGAGTAAACCAAACGTATTACTGGTTGCAGGAGATGGTGTAAACTCTTACGATGCCGGTGAAATCTGGCATCTGTTTGATGTCAGAATGGAAATGCCTGTTACCATAGTGGCTCCTGATCGATTGGATAATATAAATCTTAGTAAGTATTCTGTGATCGTGATGCCTGACGGGTCTTACAGAACTGTAGACGGAGGAGGTAAATCTCTTAAGCAATGGGTGCAAAGTGGAGGAATGATTGTAGCAATGAGAGATGCAGGAGGATACTTAAAAAAGCTGGGTTTAAATAATGCTGAATATACAAAAGAAGAAGATGACACAACCCAGGTTCAAATTCCGTATGCATTGAGACACAGGTACCGGGGGGCTCAATATATTGGGGGAAATATTTTTAAAGCAAACCTGGATTTGACTCATCCACTGGCATATGGCTATTCTGATTCAGAACTTCCCATGTTCCGTAGAAATACAACGGTAATGGAGGTGTCAAAAAAGAATCCATATGTAAATCCGGTTACCTATACATCTGATCCGTTGA
- a CDS encoding NifU family protein codes for MQTQEVINIYMEANPNPNSMKFVANIMLLPAGESLDFPDAESAKHAPLAKKLFELPYVDRVFYMSNFVTITKPEDKDWVEIQNEIKSLIKGHLESGEPILTPEALQDEEEVEKSPYDEKIMMILDEYIKPAVEGDGGAITFHSFKDGVVKVILQGACSGCPSSTVTLKAGIENLLQRMMPEVKEVEAINM; via the coding sequence ATGCAAACTCAAGAAGTGATCAATATATACATGGAGGCTAATCCTAATCCCAACTCCATGAAATTCGTAGCTAACATTATGCTATTACCTGCAGGTGAAAGTTTGGATTTCCCTGATGCAGAGTCAGCAAAGCATGCACCGTTGGCAAAAAAACTTTTTGAATTACCTTATGTAGACAGAGTTTTTTATATGTCAAATTTTGTGACTATAACAAAACCTGAAGATAAAGATTGGGTAGAGATTCAGAATGAGATCAAATCCTTGATTAAAGGTCATCTTGAAAGCGGAGAACCTATTCTTACACCTGAAGCATTGCAAGATGAAGAAGAGGTAGAGAAATCTCCTTATGATGAAAAGATCATGATGATTCTTGATGAATATATTAAGCCTGCAGTTGAAGGAGACGGGGGTGCAATCACATTCCATTCTTTTAAAGATGGAGTAGTTAAAGTGATTTTACAAGGTGCTTGTTCAGGATGTCCTTCCAGCACAGTTACTTTAAAAGCAGGAATCGAAAATTTACTTCAGCGTATGATGCCGGAGGTAAAAGAAGTTGAGGCCATAAATATGTAA
- the queG gene encoding tRNA epoxyqueuosine(34) reductase QueG, with amino-acid sequence MSSNKTVKNTEILKKLASDHGFSFCGVSKAEFLESEAGRLEEWLKRGYQGKMSYLENHFDKRLDPTLLVPGAKSVVSLIYNYFPPEDNHQRTDSYKIARYAYGKDYHYVVKDKLRELVHDLKKEVGDVDGRVFVDSAPVMERSWAEKSGIGWVGKNSLLLNRSMGSYFFLAELIIDLELIPDAPTKDYCGTCTACMDACPTDAIPESGVVDGSKCISYLTIELKDDIPAEFSNKMNDWIFGCDICQEVCPWNRFSTPHNEKDFLPNDFIQNATRQEWQEMTKEIFNEVFRKSPVKRTKYSGLKRNIEFIKKDQ; translated from the coding sequence ATGAGTAGCAATAAAACAGTAAAAAATACTGAAATACTTAAAAAGCTTGCTTCGGATCATGGCTTTTCATTTTGTGGTGTATCAAAAGCTGAGTTTCTGGAATCTGAAGCTGGCCGGCTTGAAGAATGGCTGAAAAGAGGCTACCAGGGAAAAATGTCTTATCTTGAAAACCACTTTGATAAACGGCTTGACCCGACTTTATTAGTTCCCGGAGCCAAGAGTGTGGTAAGTCTGATTTATAATTATTTTCCTCCTGAAGATAATCACCAACGAACTGATTCTTATAAAATAGCTCGCTATGCCTATGGCAAAGATTATCATTATGTAGTTAAAGATAAGCTTCGGGAGTTAGTTCACGACCTTAAAAAAGAAGTAGGTGATGTGGACGGTCGGGTATTTGTCGATTCTGCTCCTGTGATGGAACGTTCCTGGGCTGAGAAAAGTGGCATCGGCTGGGTTGGAAAAAACAGTCTATTGCTAAACCGTTCGATGGGAAGTTATTTTTTTCTTGCAGAGCTGATCATTGATCTTGAGTTAATTCCTGATGCCCCTACAAAAGATTATTGTGGTACTTGTACTGCGTGTATGGATGCTTGCCCGACTGATGCAATTCCCGAATCAGGAGTTGTAGACGGTAGTAAATGTATTTCCTACCTGACAATTGAGCTCAAAGATGATATCCCCGCCGAATTTTCCAATAAAATGAATGATTGGATCTTTGGTTGTGATATATGTCAGGAAGTTTGCCCATGGAACAGGTTTTCTACTCCACATAATGAAAAAGATTTTCTCCCAAATGATTTTATTCAAAATGCCACCAGGCAGGAATGGCAGGAAATGACCAAAGAAATATTTAATGAAGTTTTTAGGAAATCGCCTGTTAAGAGAACTAAGTACAGTGGGTTGAAAAGAAATATTGAATTTATAAAGAAAGATCAATAA
- a CDS encoding TetR/AcrR family transcriptional regulator has protein sequence MSEEANNTKIKILELGDDFLRSRGFNSFSFKDISDELGLKKAAVHYHYPTKEDLGNEIINKAKERLKSFIISVDGTEKNEWQKLSDFLEFYAKYLEEEHICLIGSVGAEFHTLPDTMQDNAKQFIASAVGWLTELLELGKNKGIFQFNGEPDARALMILANMSGGLLLARMFGEDQFSKIVNGVKQSLMN, from the coding sequence ATGAGTGAGGAAGCGAATAATACGAAAATAAAGATCCTTGAGCTTGGAGATGACTTTCTTCGTTCAAGAGGATTTAACTCTTTTAGTTTTAAAGATATTTCGGATGAACTGGGATTAAAAAAGGCGGCGGTGCATTATCACTATCCGACTAAAGAAGACCTTGGGAATGAAATCATCAACAAAGCAAAGGAGCGTTTGAAGTCTTTTATCATTAGTGTTGATGGGACTGAAAAAAACGAATGGCAGAAGCTTTCGGATTTTCTGGAATTTTATGCTAAATATTTAGAGGAAGAACACATTTGCCTGATCGGATCCGTTGGTGCTGAATTTCACACTCTGCCGGATACTATGCAGGATAATGCCAAACAGTTTATTGCCAGTGCAGTTGGCTGGCTGACCGAGCTGCTTGAACTAGGTAAAAACAAAGGTATTTTCCAGTTTAATGGTGAACCAGATGCCAGGGCATTAATGATTTTAGCAAATATGTCTGGTGGACTATTATTAGCAAGGATGTTTGGCGAGGATCAGTTTTCAAAAATTGTCAATGGTGTCAAGCAAAGTTTAATGAACTAA
- a CDS encoding TerC family protein — protein sequence MEELFTVGALISFLSLALMEIVLGIDNIIFISILTGKMKPEDQKKGRIIGISAALLVRIILLFGISVLVGFQKPMFIIDDFSLFGGEIIDHFEFTGRDLILLLGGLFLIYKSTTEIHHKLEGIAEDAKTAVAMSMGKAITQIILLDVVFSFDSILTAIGLVDDPNSKANFIIMVSAIVISMIVMLAAAKSISDFIEKHPTVKMLALSFLLMIGLLLFVESFHVHVPKGYVYFAIFFSLFVEVLNLRMKKKRGKPVHLVDSHYEESN from the coding sequence ATGGAAGAATTATTTACAGTCGGTGCTCTTATCAGTTTTTTGTCCCTGGCACTGATGGAGATCGTTTTAGGTATTGATAACATTATTTTTATTTCGATCCTGACCGGTAAAATGAAGCCGGAGGATCAAAAAAAAGGTCGTATAATAGGAATCAGTGCCGCTTTATTGGTAAGGATCATTCTTTTATTTGGGATCAGTGTTTTAGTTGGTTTTCAGAAGCCAATGTTTATAATAGATGATTTTTCACTTTTTGGAGGAGAAATTATTGATCACTTCGAGTTTACAGGCAGGGATTTGATCTTGTTGTTAGGTGGTTTATTTTTAATTTATAAGAGTACCACCGAAATACATCATAAACTTGAAGGAATTGCAGAAGATGCTAAAACTGCGGTCGCAATGTCGATGGGGAAAGCGATAACACAGATTATATTACTGGATGTAGTTTTTTCTTTTGACTCAATATTAACTGCAATTGGCCTGGTAGACGATCCCAATTCAAAAGCTAATTTTATAATTATGGTGTCTGCAATTGTTATTTCAATGATAGTAATGCTGGCAGCCGCGAAGTCTATTTCAGACTTTATAGAGAAACATCCTACTGTCAAGATGCTTGCCCTGTCATTCTTGTTAATGATCGGTCTTTTGTTATTTGTTGAAAGTTTTCATGTGCATGTTCCGAAAGGATATGTTTACTTTGCTATCTTCTTTTCTCTTTTTGTAGAAGTCTTGAATCTAAGAATGAAAAAGAAAAGAGGAAAGCCGGTTCACTTGGTTGACAGCCATTATGAGGAATCAAATTAA
- a CDS encoding BatD family protein gives MLRTSGKILKYLFVLIFLCFGPEIVAQDIKVELGKSEVALNEMFTITVSVQDGQVRNLSGFPEIPGFIKRGTSRSSSTTIVNSQVTRTFSITQNYLPQKEGTFRVPDFTIKANGENIPVSGKTVKVGPKKQQQYYDPFSDIFGDRSPNRQEPEFIELEDDAFVAVTTDKDEVYVGEGFHMRFSFYVALANKAPLSWHEMDQQLSEIQKVIKPENSWEENFDIRQIQEDRVSINGKPYYRYDLFEATFYPLTEENIEIPAVEFDMQKSKIAKNRSFFSFGPSRKAEIKTYKSKPKTIKVKPLPDHPLKNEVSVGVFRLEESINKKTLETGESFKYNITIEGEGNIAGIKLNPEMDKKLDLFDPEESRNIIRRGNSVIGNASYSYFGIPQVPGEYDMSDYFSWVYFDPVKEKYDTLKSDISIIVTGESLVDREISSKALDSFYDLIGQSQNDLKSRDGFDDVIPYIFNGLAILLLAFAGWFMFKS, from the coding sequence ATGCTAAGAACGTCGGGAAAAATATTAAAGTATTTATTTGTTCTTATTTTTTTGTGTTTTGGGCCTGAAATAGTCGCTCAGGATATAAAAGTGGAGCTAGGGAAGAGTGAGGTGGCATTAAATGAAATGTTCACAATAACAGTATCTGTTCAGGATGGACAGGTAAGAAATTTAAGCGGATTTCCGGAAATTCCGGGATTTATCAAACGAGGCACATCAAGAAGCTCATCTACAACGATTGTCAACTCCCAGGTTACACGTACTTTTAGCATAACTCAAAACTATCTTCCTCAAAAAGAAGGGACTTTCAGGGTTCCTGATTTTACCATAAAAGCCAACGGAGAAAATATCCCTGTTTCGGGAAAGACTGTTAAAGTTGGACCGAAAAAGCAACAGCAATATTATGACCCCTTCAGTGATATTTTTGGAGATAGGTCTCCAAATCGTCAGGAACCTGAATTTATCGAGTTGGAGGATGATGCTTTCGTTGCTGTGACTACAGATAAAGACGAAGTCTATGTAGGGGAAGGGTTTCATATGCGATTTTCATTTTATGTAGCACTGGCTAATAAAGCACCGTTAAGCTGGCATGAGATGGATCAGCAATTGTCAGAAATCCAAAAAGTGATCAAACCAGAAAATAGCTGGGAAGAAAACTTTGATATTAGGCAAATCCAGGAGGACAGGGTTTCTATAAATGGAAAGCCGTATTATCGATATGATCTTTTTGAGGCAACTTTTTATCCTTTGACGGAGGAAAATATTGAGATACCTGCGGTCGAATTTGACATGCAAAAATCTAAAATTGCCAAAAACCGGAGCTTTTTTAGTTTCGGCCCAAGCAGAAAAGCTGAGATAAAGACCTATAAAAGTAAGCCAAAAACCATCAAAGTTAAACCGTTACCTGACCATCCTTTAAAAAATGAAGTAAGTGTTGGGGTTTTCAGACTGGAAGAATCCATTAATAAAAAGACATTAGAGACCGGTGAAAGCTTTAAGTATAACATTACTATTGAAGGTGAAGGTAACATTGCCGGTATAAAGTTAAATCCTGAGATGGATAAAAAACTGGATCTTTTTGATCCGGAAGAATCAAGAAATATTATAAGAAGAGGTAACTCTGTAATTGGAAATGCTTCTTACAGTTACTTTGGTATTCCACAAGTTCCTGGTGAGTACGATATGAGTGATTACTTTTCATGGGTTTATTTCGATCCGGTAAAAGAAAAATATGACACTCTAAAATCTGATATCAGTATTATTGTTACAGGTGAAAGTCTGGTAGACAGGGAGATTTCTTCTAAAGCATTAGATTCATTTTATGATCTTATTGGTCAATCTCAAAACGACCTGAAATCGCGAGATGGATTTGATGACGTGATTCCATATATTTTTAATGGACTGGCTATCTTGCTATTGGCTTTTGCAGGCTGGTTTATGTTTAAATCCTGA
- a CDS encoding dicarboxylate/amino acid:cation symporter: MKKLPLHIKIIIGLVLGIIWAFVSSHFGWNQFTIDWIDPFGKIFIRILKAIAVPLVLLSIISGVSSLNDISNLGRLGAKTIGFYLTTTVVAVGLGLILVNLVKPGDFVDEDQRVKNRIKYELWVKDNPDVPRPKDGRSFLEEQKYANLVSEAMGEGEIDSLQQATESSDERVQELSQSADQTADQGPLQFFVDMVPENIFAAFGTNSGMLQVIFFALFFGITLALLPNEKVKGVTDFVNGANEVILKMVDLTMKAAPFFVFALLAGVISKMADTPAEVFQIFKGLGSYSLTLLFGLLFLIFLYPLVVSALVKKLSFKSFLRRISPAQFLAFSTSSSAATLPVTMECVEDNVGVPKKISSFVLPIGATVNMDGTSMYQAIAVVFLAQLHMVDLSLGQQLTIVLTATLASIGSAAVPSAGLVMMIIVLNSVGLNPAWVAIIFPVDRILDMFRTVVNVTGDATVATLVASSEGPLENSETHD; encoded by the coding sequence ATGAAGAAGCTCCCTTTACATATTAAAATTATCATTGGCCTTGTACTAGGTATTATCTGGGCATTTGTTTCCAGTCATTTTGGATGGAATCAATTTACCATTGACTGGATCGATCCCTTCGGTAAAATTTTTATTAGAATATTAAAAGCTATTGCAGTTCCATTGGTGTTGTTATCCATTATCAGTGGAGTGTCGAGCTTAAATGATATTTCTAATCTGGGAAGGTTAGGGGCTAAAACTATTGGTTTTTACTTAACCACCACGGTGGTTGCTGTAGGTCTTGGGTTGATTTTGGTAAACCTTGTAAAGCCAGGTGATTTTGTCGATGAAGATCAGCGGGTTAAAAACAGAATAAAATACGAATTGTGGGTGAAGGATAATCCTGATGTTCCCCGTCCAAAAGATGGCCGATCTTTCCTTGAAGAGCAAAAATATGCAAACCTGGTTTCGGAAGCCATGGGTGAAGGAGAGATTGATTCCTTACAACAGGCAACTGAAAGTTCTGATGAACGAGTACAGGAATTATCTCAGTCTGCTGATCAAACTGCTGACCAGGGGCCCTTACAATTTTTCGTGGATATGGTGCCTGAAAATATTTTTGCTGCATTTGGCACCAATAGTGGTATGTTACAGGTGATCTTTTTTGCCTTATTTTTTGGGATAACCCTGGCGCTATTGCCCAACGAAAAAGTTAAAGGAGTAACTGATTTTGTAAATGGAGCCAATGAGGTAATACTTAAAATGGTTGATTTAACCATGAAAGCTGCACCTTTCTTCGTTTTCGCACTTTTAGCTGGAGTTATATCTAAAATGGCAGATACACCGGCTGAAGTATTTCAAATATTTAAGGGACTCGGATCCTATTCACTTACATTGTTATTCGGATTGCTGTTTTTAATCTTCCTTTATCCTCTGGTAGTTTCTGCTTTGGTTAAAAAACTAAGTTTTAAGAGCTTTTTAAGAAGAATAAGCCCTGCCCAGTTCTTAGCTTTTTCAACGTCGAGTAGTGCAGCTACCCTGCCGGTAACGATGGAATGTGTAGAAGACAATGTGGGGGTCCCAAAAAAGATATCAAGTTTTGTGCTTCCAATTGGAGCAACTGTAAATATGGATGGTACGAGTATGTACCAGGCAATAGCTGTGGTTTTTCTGGCTCAGTTACATATGGTTGATTTGTCCCTCGGGCAACAGTTAACCATTGTACTGACTGCCACTTTAGCTTCTATCGGATCAGCAGCTGTTCCTAGTGCAGGATTAGTTATGATGATCATTGTATTAAATTCTGTCGGGTTAAATCCTGCCTGGGTTGCAATTATTTTCCCGGTTGACCGTATTCTGGACATGTTCAGAACTGTAGTCAACGTGACAGGTGATGCAACAGTGGCTACGTTGGTAGCCAGTAGCGAAGGGCCATTGGAAAATTCGGAAACCCATGATTGA
- the fabF gene encoding beta-ketoacyl-ACP synthase II — MSQRVVITGMGALSPVGESVSEFWDSLINGKAGAAKITKFDPQYFKTNFAGELKNFSVSDHFDRKEARKYDPYCHYALVAAREAMNNAGITKDDVKDPRRAGVIWSSANGGITTFEQGTKEYFENPETPRYSPFFIPKILVDTASGLIAMEFGLMGVNYCPVSACASSTASIIEAFRNIKEGRADVMVAGGSEAPITHAALGGFSALKALSTRNDDPAKASRPFDRDRDGFVMSEGSGALILESLDHAQARGANILAEITGGGMSADAYHMTATHPDGEGAVWSMQQALDESGITVDDLDHINAHATSTPVGDISELKAVKSLTGNRFKEIPVTATKSITGHLLGAAGAIEGVALVKTLEEQTIPGTINLENIDENLPEGALIVKETQSHRMTYALSNTFGFGGHNASIVMKKWNA; from the coding sequence ATGAGCCAACGAGTAGTAATTACCGGAATGGGGGCCCTGAGCCCGGTGGGTGAGTCAGTATCAGAATTTTGGGATTCATTGATAAATGGTAAGGCGGGGGCTGCAAAAATTACCAAGTTTGACCCACAATATTTCAAAACTAATTTCGCGGGTGAACTGAAAAACTTTTCTGTTTCTGATCATTTTGACAGAAAGGAAGCCAGAAAATATGATCCTTATTGTCATTATGCTTTGGTAGCAGCCAGAGAAGCAATGAATAATGCCGGGATCACCAAAGATGATGTAAAAGACCCAAGGAGAGCCGGTGTGATTTGGTCATCTGCGAATGGTGGGATTACTACTTTCGAACAAGGCACGAAAGAATATTTCGAAAACCCGGAAACCCCGAGGTATAGTCCTTTCTTTATTCCAAAAATTCTTGTTGATACAGCATCAGGTTTGATCGCTATGGAGTTCGGTTTGATGGGTGTTAATTATTGCCCTGTTTCAGCTTGTGCTTCATCTACGGCTTCAATTATTGAAGCATTCAGAAATATCAAGGAAGGCAGAGCTGATGTTATGGTTGCTGGTGGTTCAGAGGCACCCATCACCCATGCAGCTCTTGGAGGTTTTAGTGCTTTAAAGGCTTTATCGACAAGAAATGATGATCCTGCGAAAGCTTCCAGGCCTTTTGATCGCGATCGTGATGGTTTCGTAATGTCAGAAGGATCAGGAGCCTTAATACTGGAGTCATTAGATCATGCACAAGCAAGAGGTGCAAATATATTAGCTGAAATAACCGGAGGCGGTATGAGTGCCGATGCCTACCATATGACAGCTACTCATCCAGATGGTGAAGGAGCTGTGTGGAGTATGCAGCAAGCTCTTGATGAGTCAGGCATTACAGTTGATGATCTTGATCATATTAATGCGCATGCTACATCTACCCCTGTAGGTGATATTTCTGAATTGAAAGCGGTAAAATCACTGACTGGCAATCGGTTTAAAGAAATTCCTGTAACGGCTACTAAGTCAATTACGGGGCATTTATTAGGTGCAGCCGGGGCAATTGAAGGTGTAGCCCTTGTCAAAACTTTAGAAGAACAAACAATTCCGGGAACGATCAATCTTGAAAATATTGATGAAAACCTACCTGAAGGAGCGTTAATTGTAAAAGAAACTCAAAGTCATAGAATGACCTATGCGCTAAGCAATACATTTGGTTTTGGTGGACACAATGCCAGTATCGTAATGAAAAAATGGAATGCCTGA